A stretch of the Arvicanthis niloticus isolate mArvNil1 chromosome 17, mArvNil1.pat.X, whole genome shotgun sequence genome encodes the following:
- the D2hgdh gene encoding D-2-hydroxyglutarate dehydrogenase, mitochondrial isoform X2: protein MVLHLVPRWSARLFWASPGWRRTYTRGASVRLKWLGCPRGMYSPLACRAYSAVAGGPEVMLTPERYPVQRLPFSTVSEEDLAAFEYIIPGRVITDPEQLHACNVDWLRTVRGCSKVLLRPQTSEEVSQILRHCYKRNLAVNPQGGNTGMVGGSVPVFDEVILSTALMNQVISFHDVSGILVCQAGCVLEELSRYVQERDFIMPLDLGAKGSCHIGGNVATNAGGLRFLRYGSLRGTVLGLEVVLADGTILNCLTSLRKDNTGYDLKQMFIGSEGTLGVITAVSIVCPPKPKAVNVAFLGCPGFTEVLQTFRTCKGMLGEILSAFEFMDTECMQLVGQHLHLTNPVQESPFYVLVETSGSSAGHDAEKLTSVLEQVLNSGLVTDGTMATDQRKVQMLWALRERITEALSRDGYVFKYDLSLPVERLYDLVIDLRTRLGPHAKHVVGYGHLGDGNLHLNVTAEAFSQELLGALEPYVYAWTAEQRGSVSAEHGLGFKKKNVLSYSKSPVAVKLMQQLKAMLDPKGILNPYKTLPAQA from the exons ATGGTGCTCCATTTGGTGCCCAGATGGTCTGCAAGGCTCTTCTGGGCGTCTCCAGGATGGAGGAGGACCTACACTCGGGGAGCTTCTGTGAGGTTGAAGTGGCTGGGTTGCCCTCGGGGCATGTACAGCCCCTTGGCTTGCAGAGCGTATTCCGCGGTCGCTGGCGGCCCTGAGGTAATGCTGACCCCTGAGCGATACCCGGTGCAACGGCTGCCGTTTTCTACTGTGTCTGAGGAAGACCTGGCTGCCTTTGAATACATCATACCTGGCAGAGTTATCACAGATCCAGAGCAACTGCACGCATGCAATGTGGACTGGCTGAGGACCGTGCGAG GCTGTAGTAAGGTGTTGCTGAGACCCCAGACCTCAGAGGAAGTCTCCCAGATTCTCAG GCATTGCTATAAGAGGAACTTGGCTGTGAACCCACAGGGCGGGAACACTGGCATGGTGGGCGGCAGTGTCCCTGTCTTTGATGAAGTCATCCTGTCTACTGCCCTCATGAATCAAGTCATCAGCTTTCACGATGTATCTG GAATTCTGGTTTGCCAGGCAGGCTGTGTGTTAGAGGAGCTGAGCCGGTATGTGCAGGAGCGGGACTTCATCATGCCGCTGGACTTGGGAGCGAAGGGCAGCTGCCACATTGGGGGCAATGTGGCAACAAATGCTGGTGGCCTGCGGTTCCTGCGATATGGCTCTCTTCGAGGGACTGTCCTGGGCCTGGAAGTG GTACTCGCTGACGGGACCATCCTGAATTGCCTGACCTCTCTGAGGAAGGACAACACAGGTTATGACCTGAAGCAGATGTTCATTGGGTCAGAGGGCACCCTGGGAGTCATCACTGCTGTGTCCATCGTGTGCCCACCCAAGCCCAAGGCTGTGAATGTGGCTTTCCTTG GCTGCCCTGGGTTTACTGAGGTTCTGCAGACCTTCCGCACCTGCAAAGGGATGCTGGGCGAGATCCTGTCTGCGTTTGAGTTTATGGATACTGAATGCATGCAGTTGGTTGGACAGCACCTCCACCTGACCAACCCAGTACAAG AGAGTCCGTTCTATGTCCTGGTTGAGACCTCAGGCTCCAGTGCAGGACATGATGCCGAGAAGCTGACCAGCGTCCTGGAGCAGGTGCTGAACTCTGGCCTGGTAACAGATGGCACTATGGCCACCGACCAGAGGAAAGTCCAG ATGCTGTGGGCCTTGCGGGAGAGGATCACAGAGGCTCTCAGTCGTGATGGCTACGTGTTCAAGTATGACTTATCCCTCCCTGTGGAGCGGCTCTATGACCTTGTGATTGACCTACGCACCCGCCTTGGCCCTCATGCCAAGCATGTGGTGGGATATGGGCACTTGG GGGATGGCAACCTTCACCTGAACGTGACAGCAGAAGCCTTTAGCCAGGAGTtgcttggtgccttggagccttaTGTGTATGCCTGGACAGCGGAGCAGCGGGGCAGTGTCAGTGCCGAGCACGGCCTGGGTTTCAAGAAGAAGAATGTACTCAGCTATAGCAAGTCACCCGTGGCTGTGAAGCTTATGCAACAGCTCAAGGCCATGCTGGACCCCAAAGGCATCCTGAACCCTTATAAGACTCTACCTGCTCAAGCCTAA
- the D2hgdh gene encoding D-2-hydroxyglutarate dehydrogenase, mitochondrial isoform X1 → MRMLCACRAAFFRLRAEAMVLHLVPRWSARLFWASPGWRRTYTRGASVRLKWLGCPRGMYSPLACRAYSAVAGGPEVMLTPERYPVQRLPFSTVSEEDLAAFEYIIPGRVITDPEQLHACNVDWLRTVRGCSKVLLRPQTSEEVSQILRHCYKRNLAVNPQGGNTGMVGGSVPVFDEVILSTALMNQVISFHDVSGILVCQAGCVLEELSRYVQERDFIMPLDLGAKGSCHIGGNVATNAGGLRFLRYGSLRGTVLGLEVVLADGTILNCLTSLRKDNTGYDLKQMFIGSEGTLGVITAVSIVCPPKPKAVNVAFLGCPGFTEVLQTFRTCKGMLGEILSAFEFMDTECMQLVGQHLHLTNPVQESPFYVLVETSGSSAGHDAEKLTSVLEQVLNSGLVTDGTMATDQRKVQMLWALRERITEALSRDGYVFKYDLSLPVERLYDLVIDLRTRLGPHAKHVVGYGHLGDGNLHLNVTAEAFSQELLGALEPYVYAWTAEQRGSVSAEHGLGFKKKNVLSYSKSPVAVKLMQQLKAMLDPKGILNPYKTLPAQA, encoded by the exons ATGCGCATGCTCTGCGCATGTCGTGCTGCGTTTTTCCGTCTCAG agcagaagCAATGGTGCTCCATTTGGTGCCCAGATGGTCTGCAAGGCTCTTCTGGGCGTCTCCAGGATGGAGGAGGACCTACACTCGGGGAGCTTCTGTGAGGTTGAAGTGGCTGGGTTGCCCTCGGGGCATGTACAGCCCCTTGGCTTGCAGAGCGTATTCCGCGGTCGCTGGCGGCCCTGAGGTAATGCTGACCCCTGAGCGATACCCGGTGCAACGGCTGCCGTTTTCTACTGTGTCTGAGGAAGACCTGGCTGCCTTTGAATACATCATACCTGGCAGAGTTATCACAGATCCAGAGCAACTGCACGCATGCAATGTGGACTGGCTGAGGACCGTGCGAG GCTGTAGTAAGGTGTTGCTGAGACCCCAGACCTCAGAGGAAGTCTCCCAGATTCTCAG GCATTGCTATAAGAGGAACTTGGCTGTGAACCCACAGGGCGGGAACACTGGCATGGTGGGCGGCAGTGTCCCTGTCTTTGATGAAGTCATCCTGTCTACTGCCCTCATGAATCAAGTCATCAGCTTTCACGATGTATCTG GAATTCTGGTTTGCCAGGCAGGCTGTGTGTTAGAGGAGCTGAGCCGGTATGTGCAGGAGCGGGACTTCATCATGCCGCTGGACTTGGGAGCGAAGGGCAGCTGCCACATTGGGGGCAATGTGGCAACAAATGCTGGTGGCCTGCGGTTCCTGCGATATGGCTCTCTTCGAGGGACTGTCCTGGGCCTGGAAGTG GTACTCGCTGACGGGACCATCCTGAATTGCCTGACCTCTCTGAGGAAGGACAACACAGGTTATGACCTGAAGCAGATGTTCATTGGGTCAGAGGGCACCCTGGGAGTCATCACTGCTGTGTCCATCGTGTGCCCACCCAAGCCCAAGGCTGTGAATGTGGCTTTCCTTG GCTGCCCTGGGTTTACTGAGGTTCTGCAGACCTTCCGCACCTGCAAAGGGATGCTGGGCGAGATCCTGTCTGCGTTTGAGTTTATGGATACTGAATGCATGCAGTTGGTTGGACAGCACCTCCACCTGACCAACCCAGTACAAG AGAGTCCGTTCTATGTCCTGGTTGAGACCTCAGGCTCCAGTGCAGGACATGATGCCGAGAAGCTGACCAGCGTCCTGGAGCAGGTGCTGAACTCTGGCCTGGTAACAGATGGCACTATGGCCACCGACCAGAGGAAAGTCCAG ATGCTGTGGGCCTTGCGGGAGAGGATCACAGAGGCTCTCAGTCGTGATGGCTACGTGTTCAAGTATGACTTATCCCTCCCTGTGGAGCGGCTCTATGACCTTGTGATTGACCTACGCACCCGCCTTGGCCCTCATGCCAAGCATGTGGTGGGATATGGGCACTTGG GGGATGGCAACCTTCACCTGAACGTGACAGCAGAAGCCTTTAGCCAGGAGTtgcttggtgccttggagccttaTGTGTATGCCTGGACAGCGGAGCAGCGGGGCAGTGTCAGTGCCGAGCACGGCCTGGGTTTCAAGAAGAAGAATGTACTCAGCTATAGCAAGTCACCCGTGGCTGTGAAGCTTATGCAACAGCTCAAGGCCATGCTGGACCCCAAAGGCATCCTGAACCCTTATAAGACTCTACCTGCTCAAGCCTAA